The following coding sequences lie in one Oncorhynchus kisutch isolate 150728-3 linkage group LG27, Okis_V2, whole genome shotgun sequence genomic window:
- the LOC109879692 gene encoding transcription factor BTF3 homolog 4 isoform X2, translated as MNQEKLAKLQAQVRIGGKGTARRKKKVVHRTATADDKKLQSSLKKLAVNNIAGIEEVNMIKYDGTVIHFNNPKVQASLSANTFAITGHAENKQLTEMLPGILSQLGADSFTSLRKLAEQFPRQVLDNKAMSISKPEDIEEEDDVPDLVENFDEASKNEAN; from the exons ATGAACCAAGAGAAACTAGCCAAACTTCAGGCCCAGGTCCGGATAGGTGGAAAG GGAACAGCTCGCAGGAAGAAGAAGGTGGTTCACAGAACTGCAACAGCCGACGACAAAAAACTACAGAGCTCCTTGAAGAAACTGGCAGTGAACAACATCGCTGGGATTGAGGAG GTGAACATGATAAAGTACGATGGCACAGTGATCCACTTCAACAACCCCAAGGTGCAGGCCTCTCTGTCCGCCAACACGTTTGCCATCACAGGCCATGCAGAGAACAAACAGCTGACAGAGATGCTCCCAGGCATCCTCAGCCAGCTGGGGGCAGACAGCTTCACCAGCCTTCGCAAACTGGCAGAGCAGTTCCCACGCCAAG TACTTGACAACAAAGCGATGTCGATCAGCAAACCAGAAGATATCGAAGAGGAGGACGATGTTCCAG aTCTTGTAGAAAACTTTGATGAAGCGTCAAAGAATGAAGCCAACTAA
- the LOC109879692 gene encoding transcription factor BTF3 homolog 4 isoform X1 codes for MIDYFKSPSYLQFAPGKCLCCPQGTARRKKKVVHRTATADDKKLQSSLKKLAVNNIAGIEEVNMIKYDGTVIHFNNPKVQASLSANTFAITGHAENKQLTEMLPGILSQLGADSFTSLRKLAEQFPRQVLDNKAMSISKPEDIEEEDDVPDLVENFDEASKNEAN; via the exons atGATTGACTATTTCAAATCACCCAGTTATCTGCAGTTCGCTCCAGGTAAATGTTTGTGTTGTCCTCAGGGAACAGCTCGCAGGAAGAAGAAGGTGGTTCACAGAACTGCAACAGCCGACGACAAAAAACTACAGAGCTCCTTGAAGAAACTGGCAGTGAACAACATCGCTGGGATTGAGGAG GTGAACATGATAAAGTACGATGGCACAGTGATCCACTTCAACAACCCCAAGGTGCAGGCCTCTCTGTCCGCCAACACGTTTGCCATCACAGGCCATGCAGAGAACAAACAGCTGACAGAGATGCTCCCAGGCATCCTCAGCCAGCTGGGGGCAGACAGCTTCACCAGCCTTCGCAAACTGGCAGAGCAGTTCCCACGCCAAG TACTTGACAACAAAGCGATGTCGATCAGCAAACCAGAAGATATCGAAGAGGAGGACGATGTTCCAG aTCTTGTAGAAAACTTTGATGAAGCGTCAAAGAATGAAGCCAACTAA